One Nicotiana tabacum cultivar K326 chromosome 23, ASM71507v2, whole genome shotgun sequence genomic window, GTAGAAAATCAAGTATTAACAGGTCTAGATTTGATACCTCCCCATCGGAAACACCATGCTCCTTTAGAGGTCTGATCTGAGTTAAATGAAAACCAGCACTAGAAAATTTTCAAGAGACAATTATAACATGCCATACAaaggttcttttttcttttttaataataaaaggaCAAGGATACTTGAGTATTTGTTTGACAATCTCGGGATTATCGTAAAGCCTGTTCCTTTGTGCATAGGCCAATCCCCTGTCAAATGAACTGGTAGCAAACAAGTTCAAACTGTTAGGCAGGTAAATTCTCGTCTTGTCCTTCCACAAGAAGCGACAGAGAGAAGAAAAGTAGATCTATTCCTgacaagaaaaaaaaaggcaGCAGAACAAACATGCACTCCCTTACATAGGTAGTTTTATAGCTGGATCTTCAGACAATACCACCATTTGCTCTTGGATTCCTTGCAAAATATCAGCAGCTTCACAGTCCATCAGGCATGCCGTATTGTCCGGAAGTTCTGAATATAAATCAAGAGATTCTTAGAAGGAAAATTAGAACAGAATCGACACTTAAGTAGTCTACTCATATCTTAAGCCATTTACCACTTGATTCAGCAAATGCAATAGACACAGAACTAGCAAAGCAACACCAGAGTCCCAGACTAAGGTCCAAATCTCAACTTCATCTAAAGAAGAATCTCAACATACTGTGTGGAGCATTATTTTCAGATAAGATATCAGATAGTAGATTCAAGGTCTATTTTTTTAATAACGGTGATGTTCGGGCCAGCCCGTGCGATCGTCGACTATTCCACcgggtacctgctacctcccactagTGCAGGTTCTAAGTATTGATTCAAGGTCTATTCATTACAGTATTATCACAGAATTTCCCAAAAAATTAAAACACAAGTTTCTCCGATATTAAATCCTTGAAAATTCAGCCAAATCAGCAGAAGTTCCTGTAAAACTAGCTTAAGATGCCCAAAGTGTTGGTTAATTAACGTAAATCAAGAGATTTAGCAATCAaattcaacttgcttgcatcaagCACATCTAtccttttttgttttattttttcttcgaCAAGTACATACCCCCCTCCGTTCAAGTTTATGTGAACCTacttcctttttagtctgttccaaaaagaatgacctctctCTAAATTTGGAACAATGTAACTTAAACTTGCAATTCTACCCTcagtgagaagcttttatagctaCAGAAACACTCTCATGTTTaacacacaagtttcaaaagaaaTATAGCTACACAAATGTTATGGCTTGTTCaggaccacaagttttaaaactcttcatttctttcttaaactccgtgcccagtcaaataggttcacataaatttgaACGGAGatagtattttcttttccttccaaATTCTGGATGCATATGACAAATCGATATTCATTCTTCACTGAATCCAAAATGCTAATGAAACTCATGGGCAGTAAGCAGCAATTCTTTGGTAAATCCACAAACATTCACATGATACTTTCCTAATAAAATAAGTGGGGTCTCCTTTGCAAATTTAATTCTGCTTTTGACTTTGTATAATTATTAACATGAGACTCGATATGCACTTTTAATGTTGATTGGAGGAACATGTTGCAGGGGCACACTACTTTTTCATTCAATAGGGATAGCCAAGAGAGGTTATATAAAATTGAAAGTGTAGATCTACTATAACCTTTCCTGCATCACATAATATGCTGTAACACTTTCCTTAAGAAAGAGATCGATATTAAGGGACTAGGCCAAAAAAAAGGTGGTCCGATTTGGGGTAGATGGAGCAGTATTAAAAAATTCTGAAGGCAAAGGAGCAAGAGCAAAAAGAATAAGTCTATAATTGGAAAAAGGTAGAAAAGGTAGAAAATCATAAATGAAATAACAACTGACACCAAAATTTTCCATTAACAAGTATCTGacaagaaaattatattttcatgTTCAAGCTGGAAAAGAGAATCAGAACTGAAGGAAAACCTTGTTCAACTCTAAGCTCCAAAGGACCAGGTGCTTTTGCTGTTTGACTTTTACTACCACTGCCAGCTTTCTCTCCTTTACCGCCTTTGCCGGAAACACCTAGGCAATGACAATATGCATATCAGGAAGAGAACAATTCCAGCATATTCCCATCAATAAGGCCAATCACAAACAGAACATGATCAAAATCACAAAGATAGGAGTATAATATAGACAAGAAAAGAGCACCATATTTCACACTTCTACTGATGCATCCATGGAAAGCATATGAAAGTCTAACCTTTGGAAGATGGTTGATCAGCTTTTCCATTCGATTTTGTGAAATTGGTATCCAGTGATCCTATTCAATGATAGACATTGAGCAGCATCAGTAATATTCAAGTAGCAGATTTCCCAGaaaaatgattgaattacaaGCATATTCAAAACaataatcttttttttctttttcttttttgctgtTTAAACAGGTGAAGTGAAATCCATAAGACACCAGGAACCAACCTAACCTTCAGAATCAAACTGAACTTTCCTTCCTCTTTTTGATTTCGCTGAGATATCATCCTTCCCTTTGGAAGCTACAGAAAAGAAGTCAAAGACGTGCGTGCTTCAAAACCAAAGAGGTCAAAGATGCATTGAGAGATTAAAAATGCAAAGATTTTCAAAGTCAATGTACCAAGTTAAATATAAACGAAACACACAGATCTTTCAACTGCGCTCAGACTGTTTCACTAAGGAATTAGAATGATAAGTGTAACTagtgttcttctttcttttgctAACAAATTCTAGTGAGTACCTCTTCCCATCCATATCTTGTACTAAATCTTTCTACTTAAGTTCTCGATCCATCAAACAGAAAAATTGCACTAATCAGCCAGTGAAACACAAGCATTTGAGAACTATCTGTTGGGTCCTAGAGCATATGATTCTCTAATTGATTTTCCATATATCCAGTGCTACTGCTATCATGTGGATCCTAGAGCTTAATTCTCCATTATCATGTGAGAGATTCCTTTGACTCCAGAATTAAGCATCTCATTGGCTATCACAAGTCACATTAATTTTACTGTTTTAAAGACCTGTTTAACAGTCACGGTCCAAATAAGCCAAGACTTAGAACTCAAAAATCACCGATAGGGGTCTATGTTACACAGAGGCGCAACCAGGATTTGAAGTTTGTGGGTTCTTAACTTGCCGCTGAACCCACAGCTCATCTTTGTTAATTGGTTCACATAATTCAATCCATATTTAATGAGTTTCTTAATACAAATAAGATTTAAGCAAAAGCTACTGGGTAATTGTTACATTGGAAGGCATGTATAATCACCAGAACCGTCGAATACAGTCGTTTATACAAgggatttaaaaaataataataacctATGACTTAAAGCAATTTTTGAACCCCTTTTGCCAATTTACTAGAATTTTTCCTTATGTCAAGGGGTTTCgatgtctttttttctttttgctctaTTTGCACAGTGTAATTTTTCAAGGACTTTCTTCAACCTCAATCTGCCCCTAGTAGAAGGCATGTATAAATTAAACATGGCGGAGCCAAGATTTCAACTATATAGGTTCTAGATTTCAGAACGACAACTTCAAGCGCTAATAACtgggttctaaatttaatatttgtacatatttaatgaatttttaaacACAAATACACTGTCTGAGCAACTCCGCCCTAATAATTACTAGAACCAGGAACAAGTCAcagcaaaaagaagaaagaagaaaaatgcgAATTGTTTTACCAGGAGATTTGAGGGCAGACTTTCCATTTTTTGGTAGAGAAAACCCTTTTCCTCCTTTTTCCGCCATTCTTAATGTTCACTGTCACAAAACCATAATAAACACTTAAAACCAAACAACAAATTACACCTTGATTATCAAATGACATGCAAAGTATATACTACAAAAAATGTGGATTTATCGTTAAACTGAAAGTGtaaaaaaatccaataaaagaTCAATTTATTCAGCTCTATAGCGAAATTatatggaaaaaaataaaattaaatttacCTGGGAAAGAACAAAAGATAGTGGAATTTGGCCGGAGAAAGTGAAACTTTTAATAGAAAGTGTGAAGGCACGAAAGAGTGGAGCAGCGTGTAGTACAATGAGGAGTTTTTGGCCAATATGGTGGCTTATTTTGTagggtaggtctattttggtccctcaaatacAGCCCTGAGCATATTTAGCACCTTAAGTATATTAAAGTGGAGCACCTTTAGTCTCAATGACACAATGTGTTCAAAACTAATGGTATTacccaactctgattcatgaagcaaatcttcTGCAATCAAAATATTTCCTCTTCTTTTATTGGATAActcaaattatcactttaattcctcattattagataatgtcttctaaaattttgaccaTGAAAATATCCCCTTCTGTGCCATCCTTAttttagataatgtcttctaaaattttgaacTTGAAAATATCCACTTTTAGCCGCGGTATAAATAATAGCTGaaaaaaatgtgtgtgtgtgtgtgtgtatatatatatatatgttaatatacaaaaattatacaaattttatatacttttttcggctaccagatgtaaatagtttctgacacag contains:
- the LOC107822131 gene encoding DNA-directed RNA polymerases IV and V subunit 4; translated protein: MAEKGGKGFSLPKNGKSALKSPASKGKDDISAKSKRGRKVQFDSEGSLDTNFTKSNGKADQPSSKGVSGKGGKGEKAGSGSKSQTAKAPGPLELRVEQELPDNTACLMDCEAADILQGIQEQMVVLSEDPAIKLPISFDRGLAYAQRNRLYDNPEIVKQILKPLKEHGVSDGELCMIANFAVESVEEVFALVPSLKTKKSKLRIPLKNVLGELAKLRRPA